The nucleotide window TTCCACCCTGTAAGTTTACTCTGAACTTTTTCAACAATAGGACGATACGTTTGCTTCGTCACATAAGAGTGAATAAGGGGCATCCCAAGATAATTACCCAAGTTGGTAGTAAGAACAGAACCACAAATTTTGCTAATTTTCCGAGTAAGCTTCTTGCGGGTATTAGGAGAGCAGAACAAAAGAGATTTATTGAAGCTTACCTCCTGCCCAGATAGGTTACAAAAGATATCCAAACACCTCTTCATAACTTTGGCTTGAGAACAACTTGCTTCAGAGAAAAGAATCAGATCATCTGCAAAAAATAGATGTGAAATGAGAGGTCCCGATCTAGAGGCTTTCACAGGTTTCCATTTCCCTACATTAACAGCTGAGCAAATTAGGTGAGACAACTTCTCCATACAAAGAACAAAGAGATAGGGGGAGAGAGGATCTCCCTGTCTTATTCCTCTACTAGctttaaaacaagaagaaagttCACCATTCACACAAACCTGGAAGCTGGTAGTAGTTACACAATTCATGATCAATTTGGTAAGCTTATCAGGAAATTGGGCTTCAACTAAAACTGATTCAATAAAACTCCAATGCAATCTGTCATAGGCCTTGGACAGATCAATTTTCCAGGCCATAAAACCTTTGGAGCCATGAGAGTGTTGAAACTTATAAAGGACTTCTTGAGCAATGATAATATTATCAGAAATTTGCCTCCCTGGAACAAAACTAACTTGATTGGGGCCTATGAGATTAGAAAGGTAGGGGCGAATCCTAGCCACCAAAACTTTGGATATAGTCTTATAAAGAGTACAACAAAGGCTAATCGGTCTAAACAACGACATATCTTGTGGGCTTCTCACTTTAGGAACAAGAGTAATGAGGGTGTGATTGAGGCCGTCAGGAATTTTCCCATGAGTAAAGGCATCAGTCACCAAACTAACAATCTCAGCAGATAAAAGATTCCAATGCTTCTGGTAGAAAAGGGCAGGGAACCCGTCGACACCAGTAGCCTTTAGACTTCCAATACTAAATAAGGCACTTTGCACTTCCCCAACAGAAATTGATCTACTCATCCAATTGAGAGCATCAATATCCAAACTAGGAAAAAGGTAAGGAATGACAAACCTGATGTCTTCAGAGGGATTATGAGTGAACAGAGCTTGAAAGAAAGCAGCAGCAATGTTTTTCATAGTAGGAAGATCAGTGCAAAGCTCACCAGATTGATTAAGCAACCcttcaattttatttcttcGTCTTCTCACCATAGTGGAAAGGTGAAAGAACTTTGTATTTCTGTCTCCAATTTGAAGCCAAGTAACTCTGGATTTTTGTTGCCAGTACACAGCTTCTTGATCTCTAATTTGCTCATATTCCCTAATGAGATCTTCCTCCAGATTGACAAGAAAAGGATTATGCTTTTTACAAAGGCTCTTTTGAATACCAGTAATTCTAGctaagagttttcttttctttctaaagATATTACCAACAACATTGGTATTCCACTCTTGAAGATCCGAAGCAAGCATATTCACTTTATTGATAATATCTCCATTATAACTCTGCCATTTTCTCTTAACAAGCTCAGGGTAAGTCTCCTGCTGGAACCACATAGCTTGGAAGCGAAACGGTTTATTAGTACCATGAGAATCAACATTAGAAGAGAACTGTAACAGTAAAGGGCAGTGATCTGATTTCATACAAGGAAGGTGTTGAATGAAAGCTTCAGGGAAAGCAAACCTCCACTCATCAGTACAAAAACCCCTATCCAACCTTTCTTTAACTCTTTTATCAGTCCAAGTGAAATCTGGCCCCTGAAAACCAACATCAATCAAACCAAAGCTATCAACCCAAGTTTTCATACCACCAAATTTACCAATCAAGGATCCTCCATTTTTGTCTGCACTACTATAAAGTTCATTGAAATCTCCAATAATCAACCAGGGTAATTGAATATTAGAAGAAAAAGTAGATAAGTAACTCCAAAGAGAATTCCTCACCGAATGAGTAGGACTAGCATATAAAGCAGTAAGGATCCATTCTTGTCTATTCACCACCACCTTAACAGTGACAGACTGAGAATTACTATCAACAAAAGaaacataaactttattctTATCATATAAGACCCAAATGCCACCAGAGAAACCCCTTGCTTCCTCAACCTCGGCATCAGGGAAACCATGTCTTTTAAGAAACCTTTTAACACGAGCATAGGGCACACGAGGTTCACATATAACAAGAATATCCATCTTATGTAAATTAATAAGATCAGAAATTGCTGATCGAAATTTCTTACCTCCAGCACCTCTCACATTCCAACATAGTAGTTTAAACATTGAGAAGGCAAAGAAATAAAGGGCAGACACCCAATTAAGCATCAGTCATACCTTCCCCAACTTGAGAAGGCAGACTATCATTATTAGTCAACATGCTAATATCAGCAAATGTTTGTTCAACAAAGTTCTCAGATGCCTCTGACTTAGACAAATATTTTCCGGAATCCACCAAAGTCTCCTCTGGGGGACAATGCCCAAAGATCGCTGAGATTCCATTACCAAGGACATTAGCATCCACATTTTCAAAAGAGAGCTTTTTGAAAACATGGGGCTGCTGTTTGGTAACGGATGAAATCAACCCTTTTGCCTTCCTCTGGTACTGCATAGCAGCTTTGGAACCACTACTACTCCCAATATTAGAGACATCTTTCATAGGAAGTCGAGAAGAACTTTTAGCATGCAATGCAGAAGAAGAATTCTCTTTCAACACAGATTTATGATTACCATGCCCAAAAGAAGATTGTTTACCCGGAGAATTGGAGTTCTTCAAAGTGGTAGTAGAGGTAGTAGTACTCTTGGTCTTAGCAGCCAATGtagaattcttcttcttctcttggaAACTCTGCCATAATTTCACAATAGGGGGGTTATTGTCAGTAGGAGTGTCATTCATGGTCGGCTCAAGCTCCACAGAGTCAATACCACCCTCCTCTTGCAGAATAGCAAACCTAGAGCCATTTGTAGCATTCTTCTTAGATCCTCCATTTTCTCCaactctctttttgtttttgtaactCATTAACATCCAGGGTCCCATATCCTCCTTGATTATAGCATTCTGAGATTGGGGAGTCAAAGGTGACTTGTGGGAAGCATCCACCACCTGTTGGGCATCAATCATATTGTTTTCGGTGGAGTCATTGACGTCACCAATCACAGTAGCAATAGGAGCTTGGGGTTGAGCTGAATCACTGAGACTAGAATGAAGAGTGGGACATTTATCCTTAGAGTGACCAAAACAACCACATTCAAAACAGATTAGTGAGATTCCCTCATAAACCACATTATAAGCAACAGATTCAACTTCAACAAATGGACGTAGAGGTTTGTTTAGGTCCACTTCAATGCAAACACGAGCAAATTTCCCTCTTGACTGGCCAAGAGTAAGTTGATCAACCTTAACAACATCACCGAGAATTTTACCAATTTTGGCCACAGTATAATCCTTAAAGTATTTGACAGGCAACCCAAATATTCGAACCCACAGAGCCATTTTACCAATGAATTCAGTCATGGGGTCAAAATCAGGCCTCCATTTTCTAACAATTAGGGTCTGCCCGGCCAAAATCCAAGGTCCACCACAGAGAGCAGTGTTCATATCTTCTTCCAAGTTGAATTTGACAATGAAAAAATCATTGGGGAGGTCAATGAGATGCCAACCCCCCTTGACCCGCCACTTCCTTTTCAGACCTCTCAACATAAACTCAAAAGAATTGGTAGAGTTTGGCCTTCCCATAAGCTTAACAATCACAGCACATCTCCAATCATAGTCCAATTTATTATGCACTTTTTCAGAGAATGAAACATTTTGACCATGCTTACCATGAGAATAGATGCAGTCCTCATCCGTGAATTCAAACTCCTCCGTCATGGTTTTTCGATATCGATCCACCAAATTCTTAAGCGTACTTGCATAGCTCAACGGGGGTTGCTGGGTAGGAGCAGACTGAACACTAGAATCAAGATCCTCCATCTGAAGAGCTTCCAAATCAGAAGTGATATCACCACCATTCTTCACACGTTTTCGTTGCATCACCGTTGAAACACAATCTCCGCCGCTTCCCGGTGGAAGGGCGGAGAAGACAAACGCCGGCGTAGCCACCAGTCCCCTTAGACAACCCAACGATTGCCAAGAAGAAGGGATCAGCGGAGGCCAATCGGAATCGGAAATTGGGAACAACTAGGTTACGGGAGAAAAAGAAGCaggcgcgtgaggcgcgttcttTTTCTAAAATGAGGAACCTTTACAGGGACTTCCTTGAAGATATTGGACGCGTCTGAAACTCCCATTGAAGAATTGCCTTCATCAATTGGGGATCTCACGTCCTTGGAGAGCTTGTGCGTTTATAAAACTTCCATCAGAGAACTGCCTTCTTCAATCGGGAATCTCACGTCCTTGAAGGCCTCTGATTGAAGAATTGCCTCTGTCAATTGGAAATCTCAATCGCCTTCGGTCTTTAAAACTACAAGGATGTGCAAACCTTACAAATGTGCCGCACGGTGTTTACGGAGGGCTCCAGCATCTCTTGGTGTCCAAAACTGGTGACATTTCCAAGTAGGGCAGGGGCGAGCGCTTTGGTTTCATCAAGTGCAGAATCTCTTCCTTTGATGCTTCCATCTAATTCAAACAATGGGCATGATCATCATCCTGGTTCATTATTGTTTCCCCAGCTAGGGGATCTACGATTTGAAGGATGCCAATTATCAATCTCTGATTTCCTAACGAATCTTGACTGTGTGTCCAACTTACGGACTCTTAATCTATCAGGAAGCAGTTTTGATAGTCTTCCGGCATGCATCAGCAAATTTCGCGAATTGGAATATCTTAATTTGGCTGGTTGCAAGAGGCTTCGAGACATTTCAGAACTTCCACCAAATATACGAGGAATAACCCTGGATGATTGCGTATCGTTGGAAAGATTTTCAAAATTGTCAAATATACTGGAACAGAAAGACACTCCGGGATTTCTTCGAAGGATGAACTTGTCTAATTGCAATAGACTGATGGATAATCTTGGCATGGACGTGGTGTCGAAGATGGCAAAAGCATTACCGTATCACACACataatctttcttttcttttttacaagTTTGACTACTGATAGTTAACACAACCATATATATGCATCTTGCAGCTGGTGCGTGCCGGCTTAGATCAGCATGTGAAGTTCTGGAATCTTATTCTTCCAAACCTCCAGGAAATTGAAGTTCCAAATTGGTTTGATGGGGTTGAGGTGGACACAAGTGTGCTTCCTGTTCATGACCCTGAGTATGATATATgtgaaattttgataaaaatcCCCAGGAATCTGAAGGCTGAGAGAATAGGATTGGTTGTCTGTGTTGTTTTTGAACTTCCCCAAGATTTTTTATATGATGATAATCGTTGTGTAGTGACGGTTGTGATTGATAAAAAGAATTATTACTCTAGTCGCAACTACATTGAATTAAAAGCGACAGAGTCATCATCTCATGATAATGTATGTGTGTGTCTGACATGTATTGCTTTCAAGGAGCTAGAGGTGGTGGATCCTGTGGTTCGAGTATGTTTTAAGGGCAGTGATGGATTGCTCCTAAAGAGTTTTGGGGTCCACCTGGCTAATATGAAAGAGGATCATGGAAGTGGTGAAGACTTGGAACGAGAAAGATATAGGCAGAGCAATGCTAGCATTTCTGATCAGGTGGCTTTGCACGCAGAAGGGGCAGCTGTAGCATCATTAGTATCAGATGACAGCAATTACGGGGAAGTACACGATGATCATCACAATGgggaacaagaacaagaacgaGAACAGGAACCTCATCTACCAACAGAAAGATTTGAAGACTTGCAAGGCAGAGCAATGTTACGATTTTTGAGGTGCTTTGGAATTACCTGCTTGTGATTTTGGTCACGCACAAGGTTCAGCTAGCTCTAGTATAATCACCATCAAGTACCGATTGAGGCCTTGAAGTACACTATGATTGATCATTAATACTTGGATTTCAGGTATTAATATTCCATGCACATAAACTTGTAATCTGTTGTGATAATTTTTCACTGACCTGCTTTTTCTGCACTCTCTTATTtagaagaagattttcttttgccaaagTTGATCCCAAAAGATGGCAATTGATGGTGAGAGGGGCAGAGGCACCAATTAATCTGTACTCATGTAATGGTCAAATCTCGATCAATCCACACGAACAAGGCTGGGTTTgttcttcaatttcaatttgtgTTTGCTCATTTGTTGTCTGGCGTTTtacttatttttaatttttatctctgGGCTTTTAATTGGTATTGTTTGCTGGCTTTTAGTGCGCTCTGTTTGTTACAAGTGAGAGTGATATAATGATATATATCTTTAAACACTGGACTCATATCTGACATTATTAAACTCAGATGATTTGTATAACATATAATTTTGATATCACTAACTAAAGTAGGGAAACTACCTAAAATACCACTTCAAAAGAATGTCCAGCAAAGGCACTTTAGAAATTCCTAAGGCACTTTAGAATGTGTGAATGGGCACTTCACCCGTATGAAAAAATAATGTCCAGCAAACATTCGTAACAGATTTGGAACATGATTCTTTTATTAAGGACAGTTTGAAGTGTGCACATTTCATACATTAGACTTTGAAAAAAAAGTAGAACCATGCAATGGAGGGCATCTCTTACTGAAGCAGCAAATTTGTCGCTGTGATTTCCAATTgcatttatataattttttttttttgctttactTTTCTCGCATATATCTGTCCTTTTTTGTTTATTAGTGGATTTATTCATAATTTACTTATATTTCTGAGTTGTATTGATAAGGATTGGAAAACTCTGGTAGTATAGGATTGAAGATGTTGAAATATGTAGTACGGGGcatattctagggtttcagaCTCAATGAAGATTGAAAACCAAAAATGAATGAATTTTTTGGAAATGGATTGACAATTGCAACTTTCTTGTTTATGAGTGCAAATTCAATTGTCTTACTCACTAATTGACTTGCTAACAGATTTATCAGTTGTTACAACTTGCAGTGTAACCATAGTTACTGACAACTAAGCCTAGTCATAGTTAAGCGTACTATACTGTAACTCCCCACCAAACCCCAACCTGCCCTTAGATAGAGGACCTAGCTGCAGGTTGGCAACAAGAGAATGAAACTAAGAGCAGGGCAAGCCCTTAGTAAAGACATCTACAAGGTGCTCTGCAGTAGAAAGATAGGAATTAATTTCTATAGCTCAGTTTGTGATATTTCTAACCTGCTTCTAAGTTCCTTGTGCTGCACTTAAGCATAGCCTGCTTTCATTCTGATTATGAGAAGTTTAGAGATCAGGAAATTAGAGTGGTAGAAAGGGGAGCCCTTTCCTTTGATCTCCCAAGGCACATGAGGattattgaaaatttaacctCTGCGGCTTTGTTTGCTTAGGTAATACTGATTAGCCTCTTTACACGCACTCACGCGTGCAGCATAGTTTTGCACTCAACAGTAATATAACTAACTGAAGTAGGCAAACTGCCTAAAATACCACTTTAAAATAATGTCCAGCAAAGGCACTTTAGAATGTTTGAATGTGCACTTCACCCGTATGAAAAAATAATGTCCAGCTAACATTAGTAACAGATTTGGAACATGATTCTTTCCTTAAGGACAGTTTGAAGTGTGCACATTTCATACATTAGACTTTGAAAAAAAGTAGAAACATGCAATGGGGGGAAGCTCTTACGGAAGCCGCAAATTTGTCACCATGATTTCCAattgcatttttataattttttttttggtttacttTTCTCGCATATATCTGTCCTTTTTTGCTTATTAGTGGATTTATTCATAGTGTAGCTTATATTTCTGAGTTGTATTGATAAAGATTGGGAAAACTCTGGTAATATAGGATTGAAGATGTTGAAATATGAAGATTGAGAACCAAAAATGAATGAATTTTTTTGAGTATGAATGGATTGAGAATTGCAACTTACTTGTTTATGAGTGCAAATTCAATTGTCTTACTCACTAATTGACTTGCTAACAGTCCTAATAGATTTATCAGTTATTACAACTTGTAGTGTAACC belongs to Rosa chinensis cultivar Old Blush chromosome 4, RchiOBHm-V2, whole genome shotgun sequence and includes:
- the LOC112196883 gene encoding uncharacterized protein LOC112196883 gives rise to the protein MCRTVFTEGSSISWCPKLVTFPSRAGASALVSSSAESLPLMLPSNSNNGHDHHPGSLLFPQLGDLRFEGCQLSISDFLTNLDCVSNLRTLNLSGSSFDSLPACISKFRELEYLNLAGCKRLRDISELPPNIRGITLDDCVSLERFSKLSNILEQKDTPGFLRRMNLSNCNRLMDNLGMDVVSKMAKALPYQLVRAGLDQHVKFWNLILPNLQEIEVPNWFDGVEVDTSVLPVHDPEYDICEILIKIPRNLKAERIGLVVCVVFELPQDFLYDDNRCVVTVVIDKKNYYSSRNYIELKATESSSHDNVCVCLTCIAFKELEVVDPVVRVCFKGSDGLLLKSFGVHLANMKEDHGSGEDLERERYRQSNASISDQVALHAEGAAVASLVSDDSNYGEVHDDHHNGEQEQEREQEPHLPTERFEDLQGRAMLRFLRCFGITCL